The following coding sequences lie in one Spinacia oleracea cultivar Varoflay chromosome 1, BTI_SOV_V1, whole genome shotgun sequence genomic window:
- the LOC110776069 gene encoding uncharacterized protein, whose protein sequence is MSNVSLNTILEPEATAMEAWNPLREIFQDHQNSRGVLLEQEFTTTPLEDFPNGFAYCQRLKSLADQLKNVNAPVKNIRLVLSLVSGLTEANKGVGTQIRHAKPLPPFSEARSSLLMEERELAAMASYGSNAAMMTAVDDAP, encoded by the coding sequence atgtccAATGTTTCGTTGAACACAATTCTTGAACCAGAAGCTACGGCCATGGAAGCATGGAATCCACTACGTGAGATTTTTCAAGACCACCAAAACTCCAGAGGTGTCCTTCTTGAACAAGAATTTACTACCACCCCATTGGAGGATTTCCCGAATGGCTTCGCCTACTGTCAGCGACTCAAAAGCCTCGCCGACCAACTGAAAAATGTCAACGCACCGGTGAAGAATATCCGACTTGTTCTCTCGTTGGTGTCCGGTCTCACTGAAGCGAACAAGGGGGTGGGTACACAAATCCGGCATGCTAAACCCCTACCTCCTTTCAGCGAGGCCCGCTCTTCTCTCCTGATGGAAGAGCGCGAACTGGCGGCAATGGCGTCCTATGGGTCGAATGCGGCGATGATGACCGCTGTGGATGATGCTCCATAG